One window of Polynucleobacter sp. HIN5 genomic DNA carries:
- the dprA gene encoding DNA-processing protein DprA, with amino-acid sequence MHKQLQSTANFRIQSITQECSHYPKRLLDLSDPPKRLFYIGDIQLLAQPMLAIVGARKASPSGLLLAQHFSSALGLAGYHIISGMAYGIDGAAHRGILDLRAACKTIAVCGNGLDRTYPPEHHELATRIALQGLLLSEYPPGTCPKGFHFPRRNRIIAALSLGVVVIEAAQKSGSLITAYLASSLGREVFVLPGSITSPLFEGSHQLIQEGAKLVRGAQDVLEELPSIRFH; translated from the coding sequence ATGCACAAGCAACTCCAATCAACCGCTAATTTTCGAATTCAATCGATCACACAAGAGTGTTCGCATTACCCAAAACGCTTATTGGATCTAAGTGACCCACCAAAAAGACTTTTTTATATCGGGGACATTCAGTTATTGGCACAGCCCATGCTAGCAATAGTAGGGGCGCGCAAGGCCTCGCCCTCTGGACTCTTATTGGCGCAGCACTTTTCCAGCGCCCTGGGACTTGCTGGCTATCACATTATTTCCGGGATGGCCTACGGAATTGATGGCGCCGCCCACCGGGGCATCTTGGATCTTAGGGCGGCCTGCAAAACCATCGCGGTTTGCGGCAATGGACTTGATCGTACTTATCCGCCTGAACATCACGAATTGGCAACCCGCATCGCATTACAAGGCCTTTTACTCTCCGAATACCCACCAGGAACCTGCCCAAAAGGCTTTCATTTTCCAAGGCGCAATCGAATCATCGCCGCCCTCTCTTTAGGAGTTGTGGTGATTGAGGCTGCCCAAAAATCAGGGTCCCTAATTACGGCCTATTTAGCCAGCTCGCTAGGAAGAGAGGTTTTCGTTTTACCTGGGTCGATTACATCACCCCTTTTTGAGGGGTCACACCAACTGATTCAGGAAGGGGCGAAATTAGTTAGGGGCGCCCAGGATGTGCTTGAAGAATTACCCAGCATCCGCTTTCATTGA
- the fmt gene encoding methionyl-tRNA formyltransferase produces MKIIFAGTPEFAATALAAILSAGHEVVAALTQPDRPAGRGLQLQESPVKRLAKTNHIPVFQPQSLHLQNKDEKRLEEAQQTLAALDQMNFEAVVVVAYGLILPAAFLEMAKRSGRRGCFNIHASLLPRWRGAAPIQRAIEAGDSKTGVAIMEMEPGLDTGPVLIDEALLISNNDTTQTLHDRLACLGGELIVKALKHIADTPNLILHPQDPSQVTYAHKILKSEAKLDWTNAAELIDRKVRALNPAPGASTELDGERVKVWLSRVPKVVSDACNARPGTILGTSEEGVLVQCGDRAIELLEVQNAGGKKITGRQWFLGRANEKTQCFS; encoded by the coding sequence ATGAAAATTATTTTTGCTGGCACCCCAGAGTTTGCCGCCACTGCATTGGCCGCGATACTTTCAGCGGGTCACGAAGTGGTGGCTGCTCTAACCCAGCCCGATCGCCCGGCGGGTCGCGGTTTGCAATTACAAGAAAGTCCAGTCAAGCGTCTTGCGAAGACTAACCATATTCCAGTATTCCAGCCACAAAGCCTGCATTTGCAGAACAAGGATGAGAAGCGGCTAGAGGAGGCTCAGCAGACTCTGGCTGCATTAGACCAGATGAATTTTGAGGCAGTCGTCGTAGTTGCCTACGGCCTTATTCTGCCGGCGGCATTTTTGGAAATGGCCAAGCGCTCCGGTCGCAGGGGTTGTTTTAATATCCACGCCTCACTATTGCCGCGTTGGCGCGGGGCTGCTCCAATTCAGCGAGCGATTGAGGCAGGCGATTCCAAAACTGGAGTGGCCATTATGGAAATGGAGCCCGGTTTAGATACTGGCCCCGTTTTAATCGATGAAGCATTGTTGATCTCAAATAACGATACCACCCAAACACTCCATGACCGCTTAGCGTGTTTGGGCGGCGAGTTAATCGTTAAGGCCTTGAAACACATTGCCGACACCCCCAACTTAATATTGCATCCACAGGATCCAAGCCAAGTGACGTATGCCCATAAGATTCTGAAAAGCGAGGCAAAACTGGATTGGACTAACGCTGCCGAGTTGATAGATCGCAAGGTGCGCGCACTCAATCCAGCACCCGGCGCAAGCACAGAGCTCGATGGCGAACGTGTGAAAGTGTGGCTAAGCCGTGTTCCAAAGGTGGTGAGTGATGCATGTAATGCAAGACCCGGCACGATTTTAGGTACAAGCGAGGAAGGCGTTTTGGTTCAGTGCGGGGATCGTGCGATTGAGCTGCTTGAGGTACAGAATGCAGGAGGTAAAAAGATTACAGGGCGGCAGTGGTTTTTAGGAAGAGCCAACGAAAAGACACAGTGTTTTTCATAA
- the def gene encoding peptide deformylase: MPVLPILHYPDPRLHKVAKPVTVVDERIQTIVANMAQTMYEAPGIGLAATQVDIHERIIVIDTSEERDQLMVFINPEVVWASPEKKSWREGCLSVPEFFDEVERPERIRVKALNQDGRAFELEADGLLAVCLQHEMDHLQGKVFVEYLSPLKQSRISAKLKKRAKEMVGLR; this comes from the coding sequence ATGCCTGTTTTACCTATCCTTCATTATCCCGACCCGCGCTTGCATAAGGTTGCCAAGCCGGTCACTGTCGTTGATGAGCGAATCCAAACCATTGTCGCGAACATGGCACAAACCATGTATGAAGCCCCAGGGATTGGGCTTGCGGCCACTCAGGTCGATATTCATGAGCGCATTATTGTGATCGATACCTCCGAGGAGCGTGACCAATTAATGGTGTTTATTAATCCAGAAGTGGTGTGGGCTAGCCCTGAAAAGAAATCATGGCGCGAGGGGTGTTTGTCCGTCCCTGAATTTTTTGATGAGGTAGAGCGTCCCGAGCGAATTCGGGTGAAGGCTTTAAATCAAGATGGCAGGGCATTTGAGCTCGAGGCCGATGGTTTACTGGCAGTCTGTTTGCAACACGAAATGGACCACTTGCAAGGCAAAGTATTTGTTGAGTATTTGTCACCCTTAAAGCAGAGTCGAATTTCAGCAAAACTGAAAAAGCGGGCAAAAGAAATGGTTGGTCTTCGCTAA